The segment TAATTGCCTGACAGAAAACATTAAGAAAACTAAAGCAATTATCATTCCAGCACTCAGAACCATAACCAGCACCAATCGCAGAGTTTTTCAGGAACAACGTCAGTACTTCCTTCTCAATACATTAGAAACCTGTAGTACAGGGATGCTACCCCCTCCGTTGTGTCGTTTGTTAATCTGCTCCAATCAACACAACAAAACAGGAGACAGACAATGGCTAAAAAAATTCTGATGATCGTTGGCGACTTTGTGGAAGACTACGAAGTGATGGTTCCCTTTCAGGCCCTGCAAGCCATGGGCTTTAATGTAGATGCTGTCTGCCCGGAAAAGAAAGCCGGAGAACAGGTCGCCACGGCAGTGCATGACTTTGAAGCCCAGCAGACCTATCTTGAACGGCCCGGACACAACTTCACTCTCAATGCCGACTTTGACAGCGTGAATACAGGGGATTATGCTGCTTTGGTGATTCCCGGCGGCAGAGCTCCGGAATACCTGCGCCTTAACGAAAAAGTGCTCGATATGGTTCGAGATTTTTCCGACCGCCCCATTGCAGCAGTCTGTCACGGACCACAGCTCCTTGTTGCAACCGGAATACTCAAAGGTAAAAAAGTATCCGCCTACCCGGCCTGCGCTCCCGAAGTGCGTCTCGCCGGAGGGGAGTATGTTGAAATTGGACTTGATGATGCCATTTGCGATGGCAATCTCATAACCGCTCCCGCATGGCCGGCCCACCCTAAATGGCTGCGCCTGCTGGTTGACCGGATCGGTTAATCCCTTCATCCAAGCGATGCACAAAAGGGGGGAGCAAACGAACACAAGAGGTAGAGCAATGTGCGAATTATATGCTTCCACCCCGCCGCCTGAATATGAACAAGTAACCAAATCCATAAGAATTAACGGTGCAGTGACCAGCATTCGGCTGGAGCAACGATTCTGGAATATATTAGATGAACTTGCAGTAGAAGAAGAAACCAGTACCGGTAAATTCATTTCATCACTTCACAACGAAGCGTACAGCCTGAACGGAGAGATCTCCAACTTCGCGTCCCTGCTACGGGTTGCTTGCACAACATATCTAGTCAACAAAGCTGCATAATAGCCCTTCATAACAATGAAAAAGCCCGCTTGAAGATTACTTCAAGCGGGCTTTTTTCGCATCCACATTGACACGTTTTTTTAATCCGTATACACCAAACACATATCGAAACATAATAATACCGCAACAACCGCTGACCAAACCGTAAACTTGAGGTAGCTATGAACAAGTTCTTCTCCGCTCTATTGTCCCTGCTCATCACCCTCTGCATCTCACTGCCAGCCTTTGCAGGAACACGGGTTATCACCGATATGGCCGGAAGAACGGTAGAGATTCCAGATAAAGTGGACCGGGTGATCTGTTCCGGTCCCGGTTGCCTGCGCTACCTGACCTATATTCAAG is part of the Desulfovibrio sp. JC022 genome and harbors:
- a CDS encoding DJ-1/PfpI family protein, translated to MAKKILMIVGDFVEDYEVMVPFQALQAMGFNVDAVCPEKKAGEQVATAVHDFEAQQTYLERPGHNFTLNADFDSVNTGDYAALVIPGGRAPEYLRLNEKVLDMVRDFSDRPIAAVCHGPQLLVATGILKGKKVSAYPACAPEVRLAGGEYVEIGLDDAICDGNLITAPAWPAHPKWLRLLVDRIG
- a CDS encoding ribbon-helix-helix domain-containing protein, with protein sequence MCELYASTPPPEYEQVTKSIRINGAVTSIRLEQRFWNILDELAVEEETSTGKFISSLHNEAYSLNGEISNFASLLRVACTTYLVNKAA